The Neurospora crassa OR74A linkage group V, whole genome shotgun sequence sequence GCaagacgaggaaggagcTCCAATATAGGTAGGAGACAAGACGTAAGAAACGTAGGACGATGGGGAGGAACCCCTTGGGTAGGTATCCTAGCGCAatgctaggtacctagcttgAGAGGAAAACGATGAAacataggtagaggtacattTCCCCTTTCCAAAGTGATGAGCTTCACTGCATGACTTGAATCCTCGCAGgaaagtacctctaggtatatCTGGACGGATGATTATTGTTTGTTCTGGTAGATGGTGCCAGAGAAAGGTACCTACTTCTAGGTAGAGATATCAAGGAGTGACAACCATCGCGTCAACCGCACCGACCTACTCTGGCACCATGCTAAACCAACAGAACATCCCCGTACCACAACCCTCTTATTCTCGCTCGGCAATTTCTTCACAATTCCAAAAGATCCAATCCAAATAGGAgtcttaggtacctaggatAATGAGAAGTCAAATGCATCCCTGTGGTACCATCAATCTGTGGTAGGTATCCATTCAGTAGAATCTACTATGAAAGCTCGCAATGTCTACCGCCGGTACCACCCCCCCACGCTGATCACCTTCAACTGGAGATTATAGGTTTATGCTCAGCAGTTGGTCATCAACAATTGATACGGGCCGCTGGTCTAGTGGTATGATTCTCGCTTAGGGTTCAATCCTGAGCATTCTTGCGAGAGGTCCCGGGTTCAATCCCCGGGTGGCCccattcttctttttttgattttttttcccatTCTCTTTCTGGTGCATGCTTTCCCTCCTTTTagcgtttttttttcctctatTGTTCTATGCGACACCGAAACAAGTTTCATTCTTGCTCTCCTTGCCATTcgtttcttttattttctttttccttgtcTTTGCTCGGCTGTTTCCATGTGGCTATTATTCTTCGTTCGTCTAGTGAAACATGCTGACTGAGTCGCCAACTCTTATTCTACgaccttctttctttctttctgctGATGTTTGACTTTCCGGCGATGGTCTTCATCGAAAAATCGCGAATTTACGAAACCCCAACCCATCATTACACTGCCTGCAGCCCTACAATTATCACCCTTATCTTGTTCACATGCttcctacctatgtacctacccACCCTGCCACGAGATTACAAGACAGGGTCCCTTAAACGCATTTGTAAACAAAAACCCCTgaatcatcatccatcccacTCTGTCTGGTTGGTAATCTGGGTACTCGTCGGCGACTAGATCCTTCCGactctacctaattaattaggtaccATTATAGCATCATCAATCACCGAATAGAGGTACATACCAAAGTGAACATTGAAGATCACCAGCCAGCTAGTAACTTGGTACCTACGTAGTCCACACGACCGCTGACTTCAATGAAAAGCCACACACCCGTACATAGTATAGCTAAGCAACTGATATCAAGCCCATTCATcatctaggtacctacctacctacattaCATTTGGAAAAGTACACATACAAGAAAACCAccctcgctcgctcgctcacTTACACCACACGACCCCAAACCTACCTACATGAACCCAAATTGACCAAACAAACGACCTAGGTTCGTACCTATCATAAGATCCAGATCCAGATCCCAGGTCTAGGAATAACCAACTGCATTGATAAGCATTGTACGATACCTAACGTACCACCTACATACAGCCCAAAAAACGAAATTAACCTAACCATCGCCGCTTCTGATTGCACCggagactttttttttttttttggttatAATGGGTCGGAGAGGACCTCACACAGTTAGTTAGCCCGGTCGCCGCCGTCTCGCCGACTCGCCGACTCGCCGACTCGCTGGCGGGAGATCATCGACAGGGGTAgtggtaaaaaaaaaaaagaaatccATGACATGGCCTCTTTGTGAGAATTTGAGGTACGTATGTAGTGTAATGTGCctcggcttttttttttggacaaaggtaggtactgtacactacctcAGAAATTGCAATTCCTTCAAGAAAATTCATTTTTACAACTACGTATAGGGGTTGCGCGCTACGGCGTGTTAGGTACGCTTGTGAAGGATGAGAGGTAATGATGTGTGTGTTCCAGACTTCCAGCATCTTCCAGGCTTGACCCATGCTCATCACTTCCCCCCAAGTTCCCTCCAAACTCCCCAAAACTCTCCAAAACTCCCCCCAAACTCCCCAAACTAAACTCAACCgtgtcaagtcaagtcaagtcaagtcaagcaCGGCACGGCGGCGGCCGAAAGCATGGCCGGTCGACCGACCGATTGACTGAAAAAAAGGATTTTTACCCGCTATCTCCGGAGTTTCGGTGGAGTGGAGCTTCTTCGTTCGGTGGTATGGTAAGGGGTGGAAACGAAAAAGCATTAATAAGCGTTAatggacaaggacaagggtATCCATCTACTTCCTcggtacatacctaggtaaggtaggtaggtaggtaggtaggtaggtaatcatCAATAGTAGGTACcatgggtaggtaggtagtgtcaAGAATGACATATAAAATAGATAGAAAATAGTTTCATGTGAATCAAGGACCTCTCATTTTGAGTCcttcattcatccatccatccatccatcctctccAGTCAGGGTCAACATAACATCCATTTTTCTTACCAAATTCCACACCGTTTAAAAACCTCACTTAtatcatacctacctaaacACCAACCCAAGATTTAGACGCAGTAAAGGATCACCAAGAtcccaaaaccaccaccaccaccaccaccaaaatgGCTACTTCCACTACCTCCGACCTCAAACTCTCCCAACCCCTCACCCTCCCCAATGGCCTTACCCTCCCCAACCGCCTCGTCAAAGCCGCCATGGCCGAACAAATGGGCTTCGGCAACCACCTGCCCAACCCCGAACTCGCCGCCGTCTACGCCACCTGGGCCCGCGGCGACTGGGGCCTGATTCTCACCGGCAACGTCCAAGTCGACCACGCGCACAAGGGCGACGCCCACGACATCAGCCCCAACCACCCCGGCACCACGCCCGAGCAGACCGTCACGGCCTTCAAGGCCTGGGCGGACGCCGCGCGCCTGAATGGCCAGTCCAAAACGCCTGTGGTCGTGCAGATCAACCACCCTGGTCGCCAGAGTCCGATGGGCGCGGGCACGCGGGGACTGTGGGAGAAGGCGGTGGCGCCCTCGCCGGTGCCGTTGGTGTTGGGAGAGGCGTTTGTGCCTCGCTTGTTGTCGAAAGTGCTTTTCGGCACGCCGCGGGAGCTGACGGTTGCGGAGATCAAGGATATCGTGCAAAAGTTTGCGGTGACGGCGAGGATCACGGCCGAGGCCGGGTTCAATGGCGTGGAGATCCATGCGGCGCATGGATACCTGTTGGCGCAGTTCTTGAGCAAGAAGACAAACAGGCGCGGGGATGAGTATGGCGGGTCGGCTGAGAACAGGGCGAGGATTGTTGGGGAGATTATTAAGGAGTGCAGGAGGCAGGTGACTGAGGCGgtgggtgaagaggaggcgaAGAAGTTTGTGGTGGGAATCAAGCTGAACAGTGCGGATTGGCAGGCGGGACGCGatggaaaggaggaggaggagacggatacggcggaggaggtgttgAAGCAGATTGAGCTTTTTGAGCAGTGGGGGATCGACTTTGTCGAGGTTAGCGGTGGCAGTTATGAGGATCCTCAGGTAAGTTTTGGTGTTGTTTGAGGGATGGGGCAAGGGGTTGTCTGTCGTGAACAACAAAAGGGGCACGGAACAAATGCTAACGCCATACAGATGGCCAACGGTCCCAAGCCCGAAAAGTCCGAACGCACCATGGCCCGCGaggccttcttcctcgagtTCGCCAAGATCATCCGCACCAAGTTCCCCAAGCTTCCTCTCATGGTCACCGGCGGCTTCCGCACTCGTCAGGGCATGGAGGCCGCTTTGGAATCCGATGATTGCGACATGATCGGTATCGGACGCccggccatcatcaaccctTCGCTTCCCGCCAACTTGATCCTCAACCCGGAGGTGCCGGATGCGGATGCCCGCTTGTTCGACAAGAAGAGGGCTGAGCCGCACTGGATCGTTGAGAAGTTGGGCATGAAGTCCattgttggtgctggtgttgaGGTGGTACGTCACGTTCCAACCCCATTTGCTTCATTGTGTTTCCGAGTATGTCATGCTGACTTGGTTCTTTTCTAGACGTGGTATGTGAgcgagctcaagaagctggCCAAGTTTTAGAGAGAGTGAGGGATGATTAAGTATACGATACCCACTTTTTGTTTAGAGTTGCGATAGAGCTTTCGGCGTCGAATAGAGGCATAATTATGAATGTGCTGGAATCTTTCGTCTCTCGTATTGTGAAGGCCAGATTGACCGGCCCGCTGCTGATTCGGCTGGCTGTAGACGAACTCGTGTCACGCCTCGTGCCTAGAGGTTTTCCCAAGCAGACCTGTTCATCAATTACAAGACACCGGCATGAGAATCGAATCGCGTAGACGATAGGTGAGAAGTGCGAGTGGTTACCTATAAGAACTTGAAGGTGAAAAAATGAGGATGAGGCAGGGCCAAACACCACCTAAAAGGGCGGGACGTACTGGCCGTACCAAAGTACTGAGTACCTACTTGCACTAACAGTTTCTGCGTCTAGAACATGCAAACCAAGTTAGTGTGAGCGGCAGGTTTCCCGGCAGCGGTTCAAAGCGCTCATGTGGCGCTGCCAAAAAGACTGCAGCACCGACCCGGAATCTTGGGCAGGCCGTGCAGCAAACACTT is a genomic window containing:
- a CDS encoding FMN binding oxidoreductase, producing MATSTTSDLKLSQPLTLPNGLTLPNRLVKAAMAEQMGFGNHLPNPELAAVYATWARGDWGLILTGNVQVDHAHKGDAHDISPNHPGTTPEQTVTAFKAWADAARLNGQSKTPVVVQINHPGRQSPMGAGTRGLWEKAVAPSPVPLVLGEAFVPRLLSKVLFGTPRELTVAEIKDIVQKFAVTARITAEAGFNGVEIHAAHGYLLAQFLSKKTNRRGDEYGGSAENRARIVGEIIKECRRQVTEAVGEEEAKKFVVGIKLNSADWQAGRDGKEEEETDTAEEVLKQIELFEQWGIDFVEVSGGSYEDPQMANGPKPEKSERTMAREAFFLEFAKIIRTKFPKLPLMVTGGFRTRQGMEAALESDDCDMIGIGRPAIINPSLPANLILNPEVPDADARLFDKKRAEPHWIVEKLGMKSIVGAGVEVTWYVSELKKLAKF